A stretch of the Sulfurimonas sp. HSL-1656 genome encodes the following:
- a CDS encoding nucleoside-diphosphate sugar epimerase/dehydratase: MTGLLRPTSGKRIAFFLLLDMLLSLATLYGAYALRFNFDIPLRFFSSFDTVYLYLVSIKIAAFFLFRIYFIVWRFVGFAEAKNIVKAHLAAYTVFTAVYLLFPGAFDPFPRSVIVIDFFLSLFAIGALRISKRLLTEQEYSSRQQPVLLLGVNPKTAAIIKSAQEGDIPYYPSAVVVLSEENRSAVGTYISNIRVYGEETLETLIDERGITAAIVASSLPQAELQALVTRLSDAGVTEVKRVRLLGGQYDKLEDLSIEDLLARHPKDLDKAVIASFVKGKRVFITGAGGSIGSEIARQCRRFEAAALALVDHSEFNLYSVGEEIPGAELEMFSVTDRHLLDEKMAGFNPDIVIHAAAYKHVPLCEANKATAVCNNVLGTKNVIDASIAAGVEKVVIISTDKAVRPTNVMGATKRVTELYAGNVQSGGTEIVAVRFGNVLGSSGSVIPKFKRQIEAGGPVTVTHPEMTRYFMLIPEACQLVLQAAAIAKGGELFILDMGEPVKIIDLARQMIRLYGKEDEVGIELCGLRPGEKLYEELLIDDNERKTQYSSIFIAGKTDYPIGNLEEDIAALLAEDDKVSALKKIVPEFDHKP, translated from the coding sequence GTGACCGGTCTGCTGCGGCCCACGTCCGGAAAACGGATCGCATTCTTTCTGCTGCTGGATATGCTGCTCTCCCTGGCCACCCTGTACGGTGCCTATGCCCTGCGTTTCAATTTTGACATCCCGCTGCGTTTCTTTTCATCCTTCGATACGGTCTACCTCTATCTTGTGAGCATCAAGATCGCCGCGTTTTTCCTTTTCAGGATCTATTTCATCGTCTGGCGTTTCGTCGGTTTTGCAGAGGCAAAGAATATCGTCAAAGCCCACCTGGCTGCCTATACGGTTTTTACGGCTGTCTACCTGCTGTTCCCGGGGGCCTTCGATCCGTTCCCCCGCAGTGTCATCGTCATCGACTTTTTTCTCTCCCTCTTTGCCATCGGGGCGCTGCGCATTTCAAAACGCTTGCTGACGGAGCAGGAGTATTCCTCCCGCCAGCAGCCCGTGCTGCTGCTTGGCGTCAACCCCAAAACGGCCGCGATCATCAAGAGTGCCCAGGAGGGGGATATCCCCTACTACCCCTCTGCCGTCGTCGTACTGTCCGAGGAGAACCGCAGTGCCGTGGGGACCTACATCAGCAATATCCGGGTGTACGGCGAGGAGACGCTGGAAACCCTGATCGACGAACGCGGGATCACTGCGGCAATCGTGGCGAGCAGTCTGCCCCAGGCTGAACTTCAGGCGCTGGTAACAAGGCTGAGCGATGCCGGGGTGACTGAGGTTAAACGGGTCCGGCTGCTGGGGGGACAGTACGACAAACTCGAAGATCTCTCCATCGAGGACCTTCTTGCGCGACATCCGAAGGACCTGGACAAAGCCGTTATCGCCTCTTTTGTCAAAGGTAAACGGGTGTTCATTACCGGGGCAGGGGGCAGTATCGGTAGCGAGATCGCCCGTCAGTGCCGCCGTTTCGAAGCGGCGGCACTTGCCCTGGTCGACCACAGCGAGTTCAATCTCTACAGTGTCGGCGAGGAGATCCCGGGGGCGGAGCTGGAGATGTTCAGTGTGACCGACCGGCATCTGCTGGATGAAAAGATGGCGGGTTTCAATCCGGATATCGTCATCCATGCCGCGGCCTACAAGCATGTTCCCCTCTGTGAAGCCAACAAAGCGACGGCTGTATGCAATAACGTGCTGGGGACGAAGAACGTTATCGATGCCAGTATCGCCGCCGGGGTGGAAAAGGTGGTCATTATTTCGACGGATAAGGCGGTACGCCCGACCAATGTCATGGGAGCGACGAAGCGGGTGACGGAGCTCTATGCGGGGAACGTGCAGAGCGGCGGCACGGAGATCGTGGCGGTACGCTTCGGTAATGTACTTGGCTCCAGCGGCAGTGTCATCCCGAAGTTCAAACGCCAGATCGAAGCGGGCGGACCTGTGACGGTGACCCACCCGGAGATGACGCGCTACTTCATGCTGATCCCCGAGGCGTGCCAGCTGGTGCTGCAGGCGGCCGCCATCGCCAAAGGGGGTGAGCTCTTTATCCTTGACATGGGTGAACCGGTGAAGATCATTGATCTGGCGCGCCAGATGATCCGGCTCTACGGCAAAGAGGATGAGGTCGGGATCGAACTGTGCGGCCTGCGGCCGGGCGAAAAGCTCTACGAGGAGCTCCTGATCGACGACAATGAGCGAAAAACGCAGTACAGCTCCATCTTTATCGCGGGCAAGACGGATTACCCTATCGGGAATCTGGAAGAGGACATCGCTGCGTTACTGGCGGAGGATGACAAGGTGTCGGCGTTGAAAAAGATCGTTCCGGAGTTTGATCACAAGCCCTAA
- a CDS encoding lysophospholipid acyltransferase family protein, translated as MFKNLRKYLYMIWLGKKFIPIFRHVYLDTQLDEHDRYHALSKERQNYSLSVLEYLNVTPLMHGDLPESNRVLYIANHRSLLDIISIESLFSTQQKAGMWIAKQTLLDNKIYGKFFEYSGCIAVDLKAGKGMLAFFKKIKHIFQVAPDLNLFMFPEGERFGGEGVGPFQPGAEKIAKANKMQIVPIYIDDQLEKVYQASPFKQPYEVHIHIGEPLALENIEEQYRVFMNAAKEGAAKTA; from the coding sequence ATGTTTAAAAACCTCCGCAAATACCTCTATATGATCTGGCTCGGGAAGAAATTCATCCCCATTTTCCGCCATGTCTACCTGGACACGCAGCTGGATGAACACGACCGCTACCATGCCCTCTCGAAGGAACGCCAGAACTATTCGCTCAGCGTATTGGAATACCTCAACGTTACTCCCTTGATGCACGGCGACCTGCCTGAATCAAACCGGGTGCTCTATATCGCCAACCACCGCAGTCTGCTCGATATCATCAGCATCGAATCGCTCTTTTCGACGCAGCAGAAGGCGGGGATGTGGATTGCCAAGCAGACACTGCTGGACAACAAGATCTACGGGAAGTTTTTTGAATACAGCGGATGTATCGCGGTCGACCTCAAAGCGGGCAAGGGGATGCTCGCCTTCTTCAAAAAGATCAAGCATATTTTCCAGGTCGCCCCGGACCTGAACCTCTTTATGTTCCCCGAGGGGGAGCGTTTCGGCGGCGAGGGAGTGGGGCCCTTCCAGCCGGGCGCGGAGAAGATCGCCAAGGCGAACAAGATGCAGATCGTCCCGATCTATATCGACGACCAGCTCGAAAAAGTGTACCAGGCTTCCCCGTTCAAGCAGCCCTATGAAGTACACATCCACATCGGAGAACCGCTCGCTTTGGAGAACATCGAGGAGCAGTACCGCGTCTTTATGAACGCTGCGAAAGAGGGCGCGGCTAAAACAGCGTAG
- a CDS encoding S8 family peptidase: protein MQQNVFRRVATGSSMMIFGLALLFSGCGTSTSSGSTPDDPVVPTDPTATVANSIALGPISGATVTVWDVAGQSLYQTETTTFNAATELMDDNLTLVPYAEQTVGKFTVSSLGGLASTRLVLVKSEGGEDIDPDDDGQYVKAEVKPVQGSLYAYVTVADLLNNNVRVNVFTTIAAEWIRQEKLTNETEIKSVLAKLSERLFKVSGTALSAFNPAKLSTGGVMEDLALLSDSQSYADTAASVTIQELYTGTTHLLQDTDNDALFDDFELLVGTSPALKNSDGDALGDYGEFYAGSDPLSKDTADYEDILTPYQWHLDANEQNDINVEAVWASYAGRRNIYVGVVDTGVQAVHPDLVSNLDLAKSYRYSDGSNDPSPDTNQLASDPYLSAHGTACAGLVAASGWNNIGVKGVAPFVKLAGYNVFSLATLTDVAFSDALSKPVDISSNSWGDPSEILYADLTLIDSMQTGAEQGRDAKGIVYVMAAGNDRSYSGYSPLKIGNANNAGVANNPYVITVTATDMDGTYSSYANFGANILLAAPGGEFGEQYDPANGAAIVTTDYTGYDYGFESTGFVDTYRSGVYFDVAGNGNGDYTNYMNGTSAATPMVSGVAALMLSANPALTYRDVRYLLATTAKMNDIHDGNWTTNAAGWHINHNYGFGLLDAEAAVTAAENFTSLGAEVVLPKRTNDVTDTTVPDNNTVGLTATINEPQTLSVEHVDVWVTIDHARPGDLDIWLKSPQGTMSHLAYGGQYYLEGSYSNWRFSTVRCLDENAAGDWNLTVKDLRSGTAGTFKSWSLQIRGR from the coding sequence GTGCAGCAGAATGTATTCCGCCGGGTGGCGACGGGCAGCAGTATGATGATATTCGGACTGGCACTGTTGTTCAGCGGCTGCGGGACGAGCACGAGTTCGGGGTCGACGCCGGATGACCCGGTCGTTCCGACTGATCCGACAGCAACGGTCGCAAACAGTATCGCCCTTGGCCCCATCAGCGGGGCAACGGTCACCGTATGGGATGTTGCGGGGCAGAGTCTCTACCAAACGGAAACAACAACATTCAATGCTGCAACAGAGTTGATGGATGACAATCTGACGTTGGTGCCGTACGCGGAGCAGACGGTCGGAAAGTTTACCGTTTCGTCACTTGGCGGCTTGGCCTCGACACGGCTGGTGCTGGTGAAAAGCGAGGGGGGCGAGGATATTGACCCCGACGACGATGGCCAGTATGTTAAAGCCGAGGTCAAACCGGTGCAGGGTAGCCTTTATGCGTATGTGACGGTAGCGGATCTGCTCAATAACAATGTGCGGGTGAACGTATTCACCACGATTGCCGCGGAGTGGATCCGTCAGGAGAAATTGACAAACGAAACGGAGATAAAATCGGTGCTTGCCAAGCTTTCCGAGCGTCTCTTCAAGGTTTCAGGGACGGCGCTTAGTGCATTCAACCCGGCCAAACTGAGCACGGGCGGTGTGATGGAAGATCTGGCCCTCCTGTCTGATTCGCAGTCCTATGCAGACACGGCGGCATCGGTGACCATACAGGAACTGTATACGGGAACAACCCATCTGCTGCAGGATACGGACAACGACGCCCTGTTTGATGATTTCGAACTGCTGGTCGGCACTTCCCCGGCATTAAAAAATAGTGATGGGGATGCGCTCGGTGATTATGGCGAGTTTTATGCGGGAAGTGACCCCCTCTCCAAAGACACGGCGGACTATGAAGACATCCTGACACCGTACCAGTGGCACCTCGATGCGAACGAGCAGAACGATATCAATGTCGAAGCGGTCTGGGCGTCCTACGCGGGGCGCCGCAACATCTATGTCGGCGTGGTCGATACAGGGGTGCAGGCCGTGCATCCCGATTTGGTTTCCAACCTTGACCTCGCAAAAAGCTACCGTTATTCGGATGGTTCGAATGACCCGTCACCTGATACCAACCAGTTGGCTTCGGATCCCTATCTTTCCGCCCACGGGACGGCCTGTGCAGGGCTCGTCGCCGCCTCGGGCTGGAATAACATCGGTGTCAAGGGGGTGGCGCCTTTTGTCAAACTGGCGGGATACAATGTCTTCTCGTTGGCGACGCTGACGGACGTTGCTTTCAGCGATGCGCTCTCCAAACCGGTGGACATCTCCTCGAACAGCTGGGGCGACCCTTCCGAAATCCTTTATGCTGATCTTACATTGATCGACAGTATGCAGACGGGAGCGGAGCAGGGGCGTGACGCTAAGGGGATCGTCTATGTCATGGCGGCGGGGAATGACCGCAGCTATAGCGGATATTCACCATTGAAAATTGGTAACGCGAACAATGCCGGTGTTGCGAACAACCCTTATGTCATTACCGTCACGGCGACGGATATGGACGGGACCTACTCCTCCTATGCCAACTTCGGAGCCAATATCCTGCTCGCGGCACCGGGAGGCGAGTTCGGCGAGCAGTATGATCCTGCCAACGGTGCGGCGATCGTGACGACGGATTACACGGGGTACGACTACGGATTTGAATCGACGGGCTTTGTCGATACCTATCGGAGCGGAGTGTACTTTGATGTCGCGGGCAACGGGAACGGCGATTATACGAACTATATGAACGGGACCTCCGCGGCCACGCCGATGGTCAGCGGCGTGGCCGCACTGATGCTGAGCGCGAACCCCGCTCTGACCTACCGTGACGTGCGCTACCTTCTGGCGACAACGGCAAAGATGAATGATATACACGACGGCAACTGGACGACCAACGCCGCGGGCTGGCATATCAATCATAACTACGGTTTCGGCCTGCTGGACGCGGAGGCCGCCGTCACCGCGGCGGAAAATTTCACCTCGCTGGGCGCCGAGGTCGTTTTGCCCAAACGAACGAATGACGTGACGGATACGACCGTCCCGGACAACAACACTGTCGGCCTGACGGCGACCATCAACGAACCGCAGACGCTGAGCGTGGAACACGTTGACGTCTGGGTGACCATTGATCATGCCCGTCCGGGTGACCTTGATATCTGGCTGAAGTCTCCCCAGGGCACGATGAGCCACCTGGCCTACGGCGGGCAGTACTATCTGGAGGGGAGTTATTCCAACTGGCGCTTCTCCACCGTCCGCTGCCTTGACGAAAACGCGGCGGGTGATTGGAACCTGACCGTCAAAGACCTGCGTTCCGGGACCGCCGGAACATTCAAAAGCTGGTCTCTGCAGATCCGGGGGCGTTAA
- a CDS encoding sugar transferase yields the protein MYRRLLKPLLDRSGAAALLLLFSPLMAVALAAVYISLGRPLFFTQRRPGLGGRLFTIYKFRTMDERCDAGGNLLPDDQRLRGAGKVIRSLSLDELPQLYNVLRGEMSFIGPRPLLEEYLPLYNGEQKRRHDVKPGITGWAQVNGRNAISWKQKFAYDVWYVDHLSWRLDLRIALLTIKKVFVREGINAEGHVTVEKFNGNN from the coding sequence ATGTACCGCCGTCTTCTCAAGCCGTTGCTTGACCGGTCCGGAGCAGCGGCACTGCTGCTGCTGTTTTCGCCATTGATGGCCGTCGCTTTGGCGGCGGTGTATATTTCACTCGGACGCCCGCTCTTCTTTACCCAGCGCCGTCCCGGGCTCGGCGGAAGGCTTTTCACGATCTACAAGTTTCGGACGATGGATGAACGGTGTGACGCGGGGGGGAATCTTCTGCCTGATGACCAGCGGCTTCGCGGTGCGGGAAAGGTGATCCGGTCGCTGAGTCTGGATGAGCTGCCGCAGCTCTACAACGTCTTGCGCGGGGAGATGAGTTTCATCGGCCCCCGCCCGTTGCTTGAGGAGTATCTTCCGCTGTATAATGGGGAGCAGAAGCGCCGGCATGACGTCAAACCCGGGATAACGGGCTGGGCCCAGGTCAACGGGCGCAATGCGATCAGCTGGAAACAGAAGTTCGCCTACGACGTCTGGTACGTCGATCATCTGTCTTGGCGGCTGGACCTCAGGATCGCACTTCTGACGATCAAAAAAGTGTTTGTCCGCGAAGGCATCAATGCCGAGGGACATGTGACGGTGGAGAAGTTCAATGGAAACAATTAA
- a CDS encoding acetyltransferase, with the protein METIKRIGIYGVGGHGRVVAQIARACGYSEILWIDDAVKENAYDFETFKTAYADIPVALGVGSNAARQRVFEKLAAIGVEPLTLIHPSAVIAADAAVGCGSVIMPLAVVNTGTTIGEGVIVNSGAVVEHDCHVGDFAHLSPKVALAGAVRVGLRTHVGIGSSVVQGVSIGADAVIAAGSAVIASLPDGVMAAGVPAVIKKELRQ; encoded by the coding sequence ATGGAAACAATTAAACGCATCGGTATCTATGGGGTCGGGGGGCATGGCCGGGTCGTCGCACAGATCGCACGGGCCTGCGGCTATAGCGAGATCCTCTGGATCGACGATGCTGTAAAAGAGAATGCATACGATTTTGAGACATTCAAAACGGCATATGCGGACATCCCTGTCGCCCTCGGCGTCGGAAGCAATGCGGCCCGACAGCGCGTTTTTGAAAAGTTGGCGGCCATAGGGGTGGAACCCTTGACGCTCATCCACCCTTCTGCCGTCATCGCAGCGGATGCGGCTGTCGGGTGCGGCAGCGTGATTATGCCGCTGGCCGTTGTCAACACCGGTACAACGATCGGGGAAGGGGTCATCGTCAATTCCGGCGCCGTCGTCGAGCATGACTGCCATGTCGGAGATTTTGCACACCTGAGTCCGAAGGTTGCGCTGGCAGGTGCGGTGCGCGTCGGCCTGCGGACGCATGTGGGAATCGGAAGCAGCGTCGTGCAGGGCGTGAGCATCGGCGCTGATGCCGTGATTGCCGCGGGATCGGCCGTCATCGCTTCGCTCCCGGACGGTGTGATGGCCGCCGGCGTCCCCGCCGTGATTAAAAAGGAGCTGAGACAATGA
- a CDS encoding choice-of-anchor P family protein has product MKKNRIASITAIGLCALMTVGGPSLYAGKGGVKGPGGGGGNDGGGTTTPTYDISKGIVSGDAYSLGVDASLLSGAVLIDVGPVPEVQLCPTGGFDEATLLKVDLLGLVQSKTLFNATAGGIGGNKAGAHSVSTVEDLSLLRGLIKAKLLSASCSSFSNATTAGSNAGSVIVGLSICETNINIGAAANTEVALIDLTLVKGLLGIGNKVVIKLFDKTGTLLSSTDCLVSSLSGTLQSLLNSVLGLLDSLLGGSIQLATITINEQLPSGNGVNVTAMTNSALHVHLDTNLLALLNLGGSDLQIAGGDIYISATQCGVEVNDGGDEPEPPIPPGDETGFVTGGGTIGHGNDSASFASFGFNARPDKGHINVVDHDLGVHIQGYSVSSFNVSGTCATFSGMAKVDHQSGYTYTAEVCDNGEPGDTDTFSVSVTSGYANSGVLTGGNIQLH; this is encoded by the coding sequence ATGAAAAAAAATCGAATCGCTTCGATAACGGCTATCGGTCTTTGTGCGCTTATGACAGTTGGCGGCCCTTCTTTATACGCAGGAAAAGGCGGTGTTAAAGGTCCCGGCGGTGGCGGCGGGAATGACGGCGGTGGCACAACCACCCCAACCTACGATATCTCCAAAGGAATCGTCAGCGGCGATGCCTACAGTCTGGGAGTAGACGCTTCCCTCCTGAGCGGTGCCGTCCTCATTGATGTCGGTCCCGTTCCCGAAGTGCAGCTCTGCCCTACCGGTGGCTTCGACGAAGCAACCCTGCTAAAGGTTGATCTGCTCGGCCTCGTTCAAAGCAAAACGCTCTTCAATGCCACGGCAGGCGGGATCGGTGGAAATAAAGCGGGTGCACATAGCGTCAGCACTGTTGAAGATCTCAGTCTGCTCCGGGGGTTGATCAAGGCCAAGCTGCTGAGCGCCTCATGCAGCAGCTTTTCAAATGCAACGACGGCTGGCAGCAATGCAGGCAGCGTTATCGTCGGACTTTCCATCTGCGAAACAAACATCAATATCGGTGCGGCGGCCAATACGGAAGTCGCCTTAATCGATCTCACGCTTGTCAAAGGTCTGCTTGGCATCGGTAACAAAGTTGTGATTAAGCTGTTTGATAAAACCGGTACGCTGCTTTCGAGTACCGACTGTCTTGTCAGCAGTCTCAGCGGAACGCTGCAGTCTCTGCTCAATTCCGTGCTCGGACTTCTTGACAGTCTTCTCGGCGGAAGCATTCAGCTCGCCACCATCACAATCAATGAGCAGCTCCCGTCGGGCAACGGCGTTAATGTCACCGCCATGACTAACAGCGCCCTGCACGTTCATCTCGACACGAATCTGCTTGCACTTTTGAACCTCGGCGGCAGTGATCTTCAAATCGCCGGCGGAGACATTTACATCTCCGCGACACAGTGCGGCGTCGAAGTGAATGACGGCGGCGATGAGCCCGAACCACCGATACCTCCCGGAGATGAAACAGGCTTCGTAACCGGCGGCGGTACAATCGGCCATGGCAACGACAGCGCCTCTTTTGCCTCTTTCGGCTTCAATGCGCGTCCGGACAAAGGGCACATCAACGTCGTAGACCATGACCTTGGAGTCCATATCCAGGGTTACTCCGTCAGCAGTTTCAATGTCAGCGGCACCTGTGCAACATTCTCGGGAATGGCGAAGGTCGACCATCAAAGCGGCTACACCTATACGGCTGAAGTGTGCGATAACGGCGAACCGGGGGATACGGACACCTTTAGCGTCTCAGTCACCAGCGGCTATGCCAACAGCGGCGTGCTGACCGGCGGCAATATCCAGCTCCACTAG
- a CDS encoding aminotransferase class V-fold PLP-dependent enzyme, translated as MNGRLFLSPPHMTGNEQRYIAEVFESNYIAPLGPMVTRFEQAICDYTQAPYALGTSSGTAALHLALRVSGIGEGDIVLASSFTFIGSVAAILYQHATPLFIDADMASWNLSPELLESAIARSPKPPKALIVTHLYGQCAEMRRIMEICRRHGIVVIEDAAESLGATLDGIHTGTWGDFGVYSFNGNKILSTSGGGMLVAKSEAAIKKAMFYATQAKEPTPWYEHKELGYNYRMSNVLAAIGVAQMEVLSERVAQRRQIFEWYCEALGEINEIAFMPELPGAHGNRWLTTITFSHTDPERVRTALEAQDIESRLLWKPMHMQPLFSGAVAVTDGVSEQLFLQGLCLPSGTQMGREDVARVCDIIRKVVV; from the coding sequence ATGAACGGACGCCTTTTCCTCTCCCCGCCGCATATGACCGGCAACGAGCAGCGCTACATCGCCGAAGTGTTCGAGAGCAATTACATCGCGCCGCTCGGGCCGATGGTGACGCGTTTCGAGCAGGCGATTTGCGACTATACGCAGGCACCCTATGCACTGGGAACGTCCAGCGGTACCGCGGCGCTGCATCTGGCACTGCGGGTCAGCGGTATCGGTGAGGGCGACATTGTGCTCGCGTCGTCGTTCACCTTTATCGGTTCCGTAGCCGCCATCCTTTACCAGCATGCAACGCCCCTGTTCATCGATGCGGACATGGCGAGCTGGAACCTCTCGCCCGAACTGCTCGAGAGCGCGATTGCGCGTTCCCCGAAACCGCCGAAGGCCCTCATTGTCACTCACCTCTACGGCCAGTGCGCGGAGATGCGGCGGATTATGGAAATCTGCCGGCGGCACGGTATTGTGGTGATCGAGGATGCGGCCGAAAGCCTCGGGGCGACCCTGGACGGCATCCATACGGGGACCTGGGGCGACTTCGGCGTCTACTCCTTCAACGGGAACAAGATCCTCTCCACCTCCGGCGGGGGGATGCTCGTCGCCAAAAGCGAGGCGGCGATCAAAAAGGCAATGTTTTACGCGACGCAGGCCAAAGAGCCGACCCCGTGGTACGAGCACAAAGAGCTGGGGTACAACTACCGTATGAGCAACGTGCTCGCGGCCATCGGCGTGGCGCAGATGGAGGTGCTTTCCGAACGTGTCGCACAGCGGCGGCAGATCTTTGAATGGTACTGTGAAGCATTGGGGGAGATCAACGAGATCGCCTTTATGCCCGAACTCCCGGGAGCGCATGGGAACCGCTGGCTGACGACGATCACCTTCAGCCACACCGATCCCGAGCGGGTCCGTACGGCACTGGAAGCCCAGGATATCGAAAGCCGGCTTCTCTGGAAACCGATGCACATGCAGCCCCTGTTTTCCGGGGCGGTAGCGGTGACGGACGGTGTCAGTGAACAGTTGTTCTTGCAAGGGCTCTGCCTCCCAAGCGGCACCCAGATGGGCCGGGAGGACGTTGCCAGGGTTTGCGATATCATCCGGAAGGTCGTGGTGTGA
- the ilvD gene encoding dihydroxy-acid dehydratase, with protein sequence MRSDTVKRGFDRTPHRSLFRATGLKDEDFDKPFIGVANSHIDIIPGHFFLQEYGRIVKEAIREAGGVPFEFNTIGVDDGIAMGHDGMLYSLPSRELIADSIETVMNAHKLDALICIPNCDKIVPGMIMGALRVNVPTVFVSGGPMAAGHKKDGTPIDLATAFEAVGQHAEGNMSDEELYEIECEACPSGGSCSGMFTANSMNTLCEAMGIALPGNGTVLAMTPERIEMVKQAAKRIVEMAKADDSKYNLRNVLNEKAIHNAFVVDMAMGGSSNTVLHMLAIAKEAEVDFDITKINQIAKNVSHIAKISPSLGTVHMEDIGRAGGVNAVMKEVSRRGGLLHLDNPTVTGETIGERIADAEIKDTNVIHTNENAYSPVGGLSILFGNLAEEGAVVKTAGIAPSMRQFKGTAVCFNSQQEAIAGIIGHKVKPGNVVVIRYEGPKGGPGMQEMLAPTSLIMGMGLGESVALITDGRFSGATRGASIGHVSPEAAEGGLIGLIEDGDEIELDVDTHLLQLNVDGEELERRRLHFKPHKKAINSKWLKRYSLLVSNASNGAVLKTELD encoded by the coding sequence ATGCGCAGCGATACAGTCAAACGCGGCTTCGACCGCACCCCGCACCGGAGTCTTTTCAGAGCGACCGGCCTCAAAGACGAGGATTTCGACAAACCGTTTATCGGAGTCGCCAACAGCCACATCGACATCATTCCGGGCCACTTCTTCCTGCAGGAGTACGGACGTATCGTCAAAGAAGCGATCCGCGAAGCGGGCGGCGTCCCGTTCGAATTCAACACGATCGGCGTTGACGACGGGATCGCCATGGGCCACGACGGGATGCTCTACTCCCTGCCCAGCCGCGAACTGATCGCTGACAGTATCGAAACCGTCATGAACGCGCATAAGCTTGACGCGCTCATCTGTATCCCCAACTGCGACAAGATCGTCCCGGGAATGATCATGGGCGCCCTGCGCGTCAACGTCCCGACCGTTTTCGTCTCCGGCGGCCCGATGGCGGCAGGCCACAAAAAAGACGGTACGCCGATCGACCTTGCGACCGCATTCGAAGCCGTCGGCCAGCACGCCGAAGGCAATATGAGCGATGAGGAGCTCTACGAGATCGAATGTGAAGCCTGCCCGTCCGGCGGCTCCTGCTCGGGGATGTTCACCGCGAACTCCATGAACACGCTTTGCGAAGCGATGGGAATAGCCCTGCCGGGCAACGGAACGGTACTGGCGATGACGCCGGAGCGTATCGAGATGGTCAAGCAGGCGGCGAAGCGCATCGTCGAAATGGCCAAGGCCGATGATTCGAAGTACAACCTGCGCAACGTTCTCAACGAAAAAGCGATCCACAACGCCTTCGTCGTCGACATGGCGATGGGCGGTTCGAGCAATACGGTCCTTCACATGCTCGCGATCGCCAAAGAGGCGGAGGTTGATTTCGACATCACCAAGATCAACCAGATCGCCAAGAACGTCTCGCATATCGCGAAGATCTCCCCCTCCCTCGGAACGGTCCACATGGAGGACATCGGCCGTGCCGGCGGCGTCAACGCCGTCATGAAAGAGGTCAGCCGCCGCGGCGGACTGCTGCACCTGGACAACCCGACGGTCACGGGCGAGACGATCGGCGAGCGCATTGCCGATGCCGAGATCAAGGATACCAACGTCATCCACACCAACGAAAACGCCTACTCGCCGGTCGGCGGCCTCTCCATCCTCTTCGGCAACCTTGCCGAAGAGGGCGCGGTCGTCAAAACGGCCGGGATCGCGCCGAGCATGCGCCAGTTCAAAGGCACCGCCGTCTGCTTCAATTCGCAGCAGGAGGCGATCGCCGGTATCATCGGCCACAAGGTCAAGCCGGGCAACGTCGTCGTCATCCGCTACGAAGGCCCCAAAGGCGGACCGGGTATGCAGGAGATGCTGGCACCGACATCGCTCATCATGGGAATGGGCCTCGGCGAAAGCGTCGCCCTCATTACCGACGGCCGCTTCTCCGGTGCGACACGCGGTGCTTCCATCGGCCACGTCAGCCCCGAAGCGGCCGAGGGCGGGCTCATCGGTCTGATCGAAGACGGTGACGAGATCGAACTCGACGTTGACACGCACCTGCTGCAGCTCAACGTCGACGGCGAAGAGCTTGAACGCCGCCGCCTCCATTTCAAACCGCACAAGAAAGCCATCAACTCCAAGTGGCTCAAGCGCTACAGTCTGTTGGTCTCCAACGCCTCCAACGGTGCGGTACTGAAGACGGAACTGGACTGA